One part of the Anopheles coustani chromosome 2, idAnoCousDA_361_x.2, whole genome shotgun sequence genome encodes these proteins:
- the LOC131267283 gene encoding protein turtle, with the protein MGMCVDPGVFRWCQALSRSRSCATITTPKSTDSRETSLYVGQTTGGRKGSSSDQEGERCRSCCRRRQNATINGTDSKAKTVSNYTRSNTIAGDILEDTLHCQQSSSTLLVGLDIDSKVRRNVFDASVRNSDRSLHRLISSFLLVLCFTLGCCTINPPQDAVHITAILGESVVFNCHVDFPGDHPVPYVLQWEKKVSEKGQEIPIFIWYESYPTHSGEGYEGRVSRVPPNSTFGAASLNLTDIRESDQGWYECKVVFLNRPPKQHKNGTWFHLDVHAPPRFSVTPEDIIYVNLGDSIILNCQADGTPTPEILWYKDANPVDPSSTVGIFNDGTELRISTIRHEDIGDYTCIARNGEGQVSHTARVIIAGGAVIMVPPTNQTKLEGEKVQFTCEAKAMPGNVTVRWFREGSPVREVAALETRVTIRKDGSLIINPVSADDSGQYTCEVSNGIGEPQSASAYLNIEYPAKVTFTPTIQYLPFRLAGVVQCYIKANPPLQYVTWTKDKRLLEPYQTKDIVIMNNGSLLFTRVNQNHQGRYTCTPYNAQGTQGSSGHMEVLVRKPPAFTVEPDPLYQRKVGESVEMHCDAQEAEGTSKPTIQWQRRDGQPLQKNRVKINNGNITIENLRRSDFGYYQCVASNEVATIVSATQLVIEGTQPHAPYNLSGSATEFSVTLSWMPGYSGGPDYKQDYTIWYREAGVSEWSTIPVTPSGSTQVTINRLSPGTTYEFQVIGKNALGDGMMSKVITIRTLDIDSYKSILFPIDSTGSTFFPPVFRPTGPKPGQPRNVTVVEIPNGFLISWQVPLERAHLVQFYTIKYRTDAQWKTLNRGQIRPEETSYLVKNLVGGRTYYFRVLANSLKSYETSEEIKFPVPARVKHKAITAGVVGGILFFIVAIILSICAVKICNKRKRRKQEKELNMVTARLTDRNALSQPIPLRRFMQGESKASRLPGLNILIAILHWIWPPGRCQNCDSIYSNKYTGDQAMNVGQIHRAADGRFVLSQDLVDGIVSLRNSIVSQYSSSDDGGFLPKRLPTMTKASWRRPLVSFPSQLSLQFEEGSGGGGGGVGGNGGGGMPQQAQPQQSLYTNTMPGNVMISSVSSNVPMMMAAQTLYTTPSRVSKVVASSPATSSPQVVNSPWSPLYFSDLSSVHHLSSAERSFPTPQSMHSVQRYYNHELPVLQSLQHLSTSQLQQQQQQQHQHHLHHNHNHLHLAHGFIPVDVPTNLSYYHGQPGGGQSAQEQTQHQNVYQNVPPWGYYGGGATGGTFPYSNRPKLFSRYYPRSMPRSLNRTIRELRSPMLNLNLSTTPLSAGGLENSPQSYSSSSGFGSKNTSSNNTQPSAAGMAASANHNLLREWRYLPPYRPPPPPPSLHHAAPLSIGGGRFENPPYSMSHWLELITRLNIASEKANINNTADVGSVDGHYEFDPSTPTPTASTPTGMIRDDFHHLMTLPSTSSDLLWSATGLAGVVSSLNGSRKRGQSRYDNIDARVQAMKEEFYEYRKRQQLQAVSGGQNVAELESAC; encoded by the exons ATGGGCATGTGCGTGGACCCTGGGGTTTTCCGGTGGTGTCAGGCATTAAGCCGGTCGCGATCGTGTGCCACAATAACCACACCCAAATCGACCGATTCGAGGGAAACCTCTCTGTACGTTGGCCAAACCACCGGAGGACGCAAGGGTAGCAGTAGCGACCAGGAAGGGGAACGGTGTCGCAGTTGCTGCCGACGGCGGCAAAACGCAACAATAAACGGAACAGATTCTAAAGCGAAAACAGTTAGCAATTATACTAGGAGTAATACCATTGCCGGCGATATCCTCGAGGATACGCTCCATTGCCAGCAATCATCGTCAACGTTGTTGGTCGGCCTGGACATCGATAGTAAAGTAAGGCGGAACGTGTTTGACGCCAGCGTTCGAAATAGTGATAGATCGTTGCATCGTTTGATTTCGTCGTTTTTGCTGGTATTATGTTTCACGTTGGGCTGCTGTACAATTAATCCTC CGCAAGATGCGGTGCACATTACTGCGATCCTCGGCGAAAGCGTTGTGTTCAACTGTCATGTTGACTTCCCGGGCGATCATCCAGTTCCCTATGTCTTGCAATGGGAAAAGAAGGTGAGCGAAAAA GGACAGGAGATACCGATTTTTATATGGTACGAAAGCTACCCGACACACAGCGGAGAAGGATACGAGGGACGTGTTTCTAGGGTTCCACCAAACTCCACGTTTGGCGCGGCATCACTGAATCTTACGGACATACGCGAGTCCGACCAGGGTTGGTACGAGTGCAAAGTAGTCTTTCTCAACCGACCTCCGAAGCAGCATAAGAACGGCACATGGTTTCACCTGGACGTCCATGCACCGCCGAGATTTAGTGTAACGCCAGAGGATATAATTTACGTTAACTTAG GTGACTCTATAATATTGAATTGCCAGGCAGATGGCACACCAACACCAGAAATTTTATGGTACAAAGATGCAAACCCGGTGGATCCGTCCTCTACTGTTGGTATCTTTAATGACGGCACCGAGTTGCGGATTAGCACCATCCGGCACGAAGACATCGGCGATTACACGTGTATCGCGCGCAATGGTGAGGGACAAGTCTCCCATACCGCCCGTGTTATAATAGCGGGCGGCGCTGTAATCATG GTGCCGCCCACTAACCAGACAAAGCTGGAGGGTGAGAAAGTGCAGTTCACCTGCGAGGCAAAGGCAATGCCGGGAAATGTAACAGTAAGATGGTTCCGTGAAGGGTCACCGGTAAGGGAAGTGGCCGCTCTCGAGACGCGCGTCACCATCCGCAAGGATGGGTCACTGATCATCAATCCGGTCAGCGCGGACGACTCTGGTCAATACACGTGTGAGGTATCGAATGGCATCGGAGAACCACAAAGTGCTTCGGCTTATTTAAATATAGAAT ATCCTGCCAAAGTGACCTTCACCCCAACAATACAATACTTACCGTTTCGTTTAGCTGGTGTTGTACAATGCTATATAAAAGCGAATCCTCCTCTACAATATGTAACATGGACCAAAGATAAACGATTGCTGGAACCTTATCAAACGAAAGACATAGTTATAATGAATAACGGTTCGCTGCTGTTCACGCGTGTGAACCAAAACCACCAGGGTCGGTACACGTGCACACCCTACAACGCGCAGGGTACGCAAGGGTCGTCTGGTCACATGGAGGTGTTGGTGCGCAAACCGCCGGCATTCACTGTCGAGCCGGATCCGCTGTACCAGCGTAAGGTGGGTGAATCGGTCGAAATGCACTGTGATGCGCAGGAGGCAGAAGGCACCTCTAAGCCGACCATCCAGTGGCAACGGCGCGACGGCCAGCCGCTGCAGAAGAACCGTGTCAAGATAAACAACGGCAATATTACGATCGAAAACCTGCGGCGATCCGACTTCGGATACTATCAGTGTGTGGCATCAAACGAAGTCGCTACCATCGTGTCCGCCACCCAGTTGGTGATAGAGGGGACGCAGCCCCATGCCCCGTACAATTTGAGTGGCTCAGCAACCGAGTTTTCCGTTACGCTGTCCTGGATGCCGGGCTACAGCGGCGGACCGGACTACAAGCAGGACTACACCATCTGGTACCGGGAGGCAGGCGTATCCGAGTGGTCTACCATTCCCGTGACGCCATCCGGCAGCACGCAAGTGACGATCAACCGTCTGTCGCCCGGTACGACGTATGAATTCCAGGTGATCGGTAAAAACGCTCTGGGCGATGGCATGATGAGCAAGGTGATAACTATACGAACACTCG ACATCGATAGCTATAAGTCCATTTTATTCCCCATCGACTCAACTGGTTCAACTTTTTTTCCGCCGGTCTTCCGACCCACAG GTCCCAAACCGGGTCAACCGCGGAACGTGACGGTGGTTGAAATTCCGAACGGTTTCCTCATCTCGTGGCAGGTCCCGCTCGAACGGGCCCACTTGGTACAGTTTTACACGATCAAGTACCGAACGGACGCTCAGTGGAAGACGCTCAACCGGGGACAGATTCGACCAGAGGAAACTTCTTACCTCGTTAAGAATCTGGTCGGAGGCCGAACGTACTATTTCCGCGTGTTGGCCAACTCGCTGAAGAGCTACGAGACGAGCGAGGAGATCAAATTTCCTGTTCCGGCACGGGTGAAGCACAAAGCCATCACGGCCGGCGTAGTCGGTGGAATCTTGTTCTTCATTGTAGCTATCATTCTGTCAATCTGTGCCGTCAAAATATGCAATAAGCGTAAGCGtagaaaacaggaaaaag AACTCAACATGGTAACAGCGAGACTAACGGATAGGAATGCACTTAGTCAACCAATACCATTGAGGAG ATTTATGCAAGGAGAAAGCAAAGCAAGCCGATTACCCGGCCTAAACATACTGATAGCTATATTACACTGGATTTGGCCACCAGGACGTTGTCAAAACTGTGATTCTATATATTCGAATAAATATACCGGCGACCAAGCTATGAACGTTGGGCAAATTCATCGCGCCGCTGACGGTCGGTTTGTGCTGTCGCAGGATCTGGTGGACGGTATTGTTTCGCTCCGCAACAGCATCGTTTCGCAGTACAGCAGCAGTGATGATGGAGGCTTCCTGCCGAAGAGGCTTCCAACGATGACGAAGGCATCGTGGCGGCGCCCGCTCGTTTCCTTTCCGAGCCAGCTCAGTTTGCAGTTTGAAGAAggcagcggtggtggtggtggtggtgttggtggtaaTGGTGGAGGAGGAATGCCACAGCAAGCACAACCCCAACAGTCGCTATACACCAACACCATGCCGGGAAACGTGATGATATCCTCGGTGAGTTCCAACGTCCCCATGATGATGGCGGCGCAAACACTCTACACCACGCCGTCGCGCGTTTCGAAGGTGGTGGCCAGCTCGCCAGCTACTTCCAGTCCGCAGGTGGTCAATTCTCCTTGGTCACCACTTTACTTCAGCGATCTCAGTTCGGTCCACCATCTCAGCTCGGCCGAACGTTCCTTTCCAACGCCACAGAGCATGCACTCTGTGCAACGCTACTATAACCACGAGCTACCTGTTCTCCAAAGTTTGCAGCATCTGTCCACCagccagctgcagcagcagcaacagcagcagcatcagcatcatctaCATCATAATCACAATCACCTCCATCTGGCACACGGCTTCATCCCGGTGGACGTGCCAACCAACTTGTCCTACTACCATGGCCAACCGGGCGGTGGTCAATCAGCCCAGGAGCAAACTCAGCATCAAAATGTGTATCAAAACGTACCCCCATGGGGATACTATGGGGGTGGGGCGACCGGAGGCACCTTCCCTTACAGCAATCGTCCAAAGCTTTTCTCACGCTACTACCCGCGAAGTATGCCGCGAAGTTTGAACCGCACCATTCGTGAGCTACGATCTCCGATGCTGAATCTCAACCTCAGCACGACCCCGCTCAGTGCCGGTGGGTTGGAAAACTCGCCTCAGAGCTATTCCAGCTCTAGCGGCTTTGGAAGCAAAAATACTTCGAGTAACAACACCCAACCCAGTGCTGCTGGGATGGCTGCCAGTGCAAATCACAATCTGCTGCGTGAGTGGCGCTATTTACCACCATAccggccaccaccacctccacccagCCTGCACCATGCTGCCCCGCTCTCCATCGGTGGAGGACGCTTCGAGAATCCGCCCTACTCTATGTCGCATTGGTTGGAACTGATCACGCGACTAAACATAGCGTCGGAAAAGGCCAACATTAACAACACGGCCGATGTGGGTAGCGTTGATGGTCACTACGAGTTCGATCCTTCTACGCCGACTCCGACCGCGTCCACCCCAACAGGCATGATCCGGGACGATTtccatcatctgatgacactTCCGTCGACCTCGAGTGATCTGCTGTGGAGCGCGACTGGGCTTGCGGGCGTTGTTTCGTCGTTGAACGGTAGCCGAAAGCGGGGTCAATCGCGATACGATAACATCGATGCGCGGGTGCAAGCCATGAAGGAGGAATTCTACGAATACCGTAAGCGACAGCAGCTGCAAGCCGTTAGTGGTGGACAGAACGTGGCTGAGCTTGAGAGCGCCTGCTAA